The Papaver somniferum cultivar HN1 unplaced genomic scaffold, ASM357369v1 unplaced-scaffold_114, whole genome shotgun sequence region tcctctttttgtcaatagagATAAGACtaaatctttttaatttttgatagATAAATTTTATTCTAGGTTAGGTGATACTAAAAAGTCTAGTCTTAATGGTACTGGCAGAACTGTGGTTACAAAACATGTGCTATCTAGTCTTGATGTTTATCATATGTCCTGTTTTCCCTTATCTAAGAAGATTACTTCtaaaattgatgttattcagAGAACTTTTTGGTGGTCTAAAAAGGACCCTAGACATATTGTTTATTTGCGTTCTTGGAGTGATATAGGTAAAGATAAAAGTTGTGGTGGGTTGGGTATTAGAAATACTTATGCTACTAATAGAGTTCTCCTGGGGTTTGGAGATAAATCTTTCCAAAGTGGTCTTCTTCGGTGACTGTCTTCAAGTAGTAGACTATGTAAATAAAGGCAGCGGTAGTGTCGAGTGGGGATGCATGGACATTTTGGTGGACCGCAGATCTCTTCTCTTAAGTAGAAATAATTTTAAGGTTGTGTATATTAATCGTTCTAAACAAACTAGCAGATCGACTTGCACATCGAGCTAGGAGGTATTGTACTAAAGATGTTTGGGTCTCTTTTCCTTCTTTTATGGACAATTTGGTGAAGAGAGAACCTCCATGGAATGTTTGTAATGCTTTTTTAAGTTAATCTAGTTTGGGtgttttcttagcaaaaaaataaaaattataaaagccGTAAACTAGAAGCAACGAAAATAAATGTCTCAAGTCCGGTGATCTGGTGTAccgtacattttttttttttatatctttcttGGCCTACGCAGTTAACGATGTTATAATCTCCAGGCAGTACTTGTTGTGCTGTTACAGtatatcttttcttttttggcCTATGCAGTTAACGATGATATTTGGTAACACGATCAGGGAGAActcgaaaagaagaaaagaagaagataattgtTTTTCTATTATTGAAAATATTAAACGCTAATATTCTAACTACTCTCCTATATTTTGTGTATCATGTCACACTTATGAGCCTTGATAAACCATCAAAGTTCTCACAGTTATGCAAAATAAGGTCATCAAGAACTTACATGGGTTAACGATTACAATGATTTAGTTAACTGGACTTCACACTGCAACGactctattttttattttatttttataattcatTCGTATCCTTTTCATCTTTGATCACAACTTACAACAAGAAGTAGTCTACTAAAGATGACATCCCATCCAACCTTTTTGATCGAAATTTCATCATAAGTTCTTCCAATGTGAACTGCTTGTAAATGGCTGGTTTTTGCGGAGGTGTTATTAGCTCTGGGGAGGTCCATATAGAATTTCCTTACTTCTTGGTTTGAAGAAAATAGCTATCGAAATTCTTGGTTCCCGGAAAGAATTTGCCAGACTCGATGCTCCACACTCCGATACTTGTCATTAGACATTAtctatataaaataaaatatcatcaaaattGCTTTTAAAATATTTAGAATCATGAAGTTCGGAATATGCCTACGAAAAGGGTCTCATTTGATCGTTGCAACCAACAAGAAATGTTAAATGACAAACCTGAAgaatatctcctatattgataacAAGAGCTCCATCCAAGGGTTTAACATCAACCCAATCTTCACCATGCTTCACTTGTAACCCTCCAATTTGATCTTGCAACAGAACGGTAAGCACAGAGAGATCTATCTGTATGACAATTTGCTCCTAATGTCCGGTTTGGTTCCGGACAATATGGATAGTAATGCCCTGCCAAACGCCTTCCCTCCAAACatgttacatttttcaacctatCTCTCTCCAATCCTAAACCTTCACATAATATCTCCATTATAGTCTCTCCTAGACTTGCAATGCGTCTGTCCAACTCAAACAGCTCGCTCCTTAAAATCTCCGGTACCTTGTTGGAATCCAGGCGATCCATTCCCATCTTCAACGTGTCCT contains the following coding sequences:
- the LOC113328875 gene encoding 1-aminocyclopropane-1-carboxylate oxidase homolog 11-like encodes the protein MGMDRLDSNKVPEILRSELFELDRRIASLGETIMEILCEGLGLERDRLKNIDLSVLTVLLQDQIGGLQVKHGEDWVDVKPLDGALVINIGDILQIMSNDKYRSVEHRVWQILSGNQEFR